One Streptomyces lincolnensis genomic region harbors:
- a CDS encoding NAD(P)/FAD-dependent oxidoreductase, with translation MRTVAVVGASLAGLSAARSLRKRGYDGRLVVIGDEPHRPYDRPPLSKEFLAGTIGEGDLALETDDEDLRAEWLLGSRATGFDRAARAVRLADGREVRADGFVLATGAAARILPGADGLAGVHTLRTLDDARALRDELALGGRLVVIGGGFIGAEVASTAYALGLDVTVIEVAPTPLAASLGPTMGSIVSGLHTDHGVRLRCGVGVKGLSGEHRVDAVLLEDGSTVPADIVVVGVGARPCVEWLEGSGIALDDGVVCGADGRTSLGGVVAVGDCANWYDPRAGRHRRVEHWTGARERPDAAVAALLSWGESEPGVPKPPYFWSDQYGVKIQFAGHAARADSVTVEEGSPDERNVLAVYRRAGRPVAVLGMNQPRLFTRWRKHLAVAA, from the coding sequence GTGAGGACGGTGGCCGTGGTGGGAGCCTCGCTGGCCGGACTGTCGGCGGCGCGCTCACTGCGGAAACGGGGCTACGACGGGCGGCTCGTCGTCATCGGGGACGAGCCGCACCGCCCGTACGACAGGCCCCCGTTGTCCAAGGAGTTCCTCGCCGGCACCATCGGCGAAGGGGACCTCGCGCTGGAGACGGACGACGAGGACCTGCGCGCGGAGTGGCTGCTCGGCAGCCGCGCCACCGGCTTCGACCGCGCGGCCCGTGCCGTCCGCCTCGCCGACGGCCGGGAGGTCCGCGCCGACGGCTTCGTCCTCGCGACCGGCGCCGCGGCACGCATCCTGCCCGGCGCCGACGGCCTGGCAGGCGTGCACACCCTGCGCACCCTGGACGACGCCCGCGCCCTGCGGGACGAACTCGCCCTCGGCGGCCGGCTGGTGGTGATCGGCGGCGGGTTCATCGGAGCCGAGGTCGCCTCCACCGCCTACGCGCTCGGACTCGACGTGACGGTGATCGAGGTGGCCCCGACACCGCTGGCCGCCTCGCTCGGCCCGACCATGGGCTCCATCGTCTCCGGCCTCCATACCGACCACGGCGTACGACTGCGGTGCGGTGTGGGTGTCAAGGGGCTGAGCGGCGAGCACCGGGTGGACGCCGTCCTGCTGGAGGACGGCAGCACCGTCCCCGCCGACATCGTGGTCGTCGGGGTCGGCGCGCGCCCGTGCGTCGAGTGGCTGGAAGGATCCGGCATCGCGCTCGACGACGGGGTCGTGTGCGGTGCGGACGGCCGGACCAGCCTCGGCGGGGTGGTCGCCGTCGGCGACTGCGCCAACTGGTACGACCCGCGCGCGGGCCGGCATCGCCGTGTCGAGCACTGGACCGGCGCGCGGGAGCGGCCCGACGCGGCCGTCGCGGCCCTGCTGTCCTGGGGCGAGTCGGAACCGGGCGTGCCCAAGCCGCCGTACTTCTGGTCGGACCAGTACGGCGTGAAGATCCAGTTCGCCGGCCACGCGGCCCGCGCCGACAGCGTGACGGTCGAGGAAGGCAGCCCGGACGAGCGCAACGTCCTGGCCGTCTACCGGCGTGCCGGCCGCCCGGTCGCCGTGCTCGGGATGAACCAGCCCCGGCTGTTCACCCGCTGGCGCAAGCACCTCGCCGTCGCGGCCTGA
- a CDS encoding aromatic ring-hydroxylating oxygenase subunit alpha yields MTSTSLPDSLIATLPGVSYTDPGIFAQEQERIFETMWFCVARAADLATPGAFRTVDVGRESILVTRARDQSIRAYFNVCRHRGARLCTEESGEVKRAFQCPYHAWTYDLNGKLVAAPNLTKMPDVGRTEYGLVSVATREWLGYVWVCLAENPPPFEEEVIGDVVGRLGDVESIERYDIDRLSVGRRIVYDVRANWKLIIENFMECYHCATIHPELTEVLPEFADGYAAQFYVGHGAEFGEEVQGFTVDGSEGLDRIPGVSQEQDRRYYAITVRPQVFINLVPDHVIFHRMYPLAVDRTVVECDWLYLPHVVDGGKDVSRSVELFDRVNRQDFEACERTQPGMSSRLYAKGGVLVPSEHHIGAFHDWVTERLGARPQQERHMGV; encoded by the coding sequence GTGACCTCGACCAGCCTGCCGGACAGCCTGATCGCCACCCTCCCCGGCGTCTCCTACACCGACCCCGGGATCTTCGCCCAGGAGCAGGAGCGCATCTTCGAGACCATGTGGTTCTGCGTCGCCCGCGCGGCCGACCTGGCCACACCGGGCGCCTTCCGGACCGTCGACGTGGGCCGCGAGAGCATCCTGGTCACCCGCGCCCGCGACCAGTCGATCCGCGCCTACTTCAACGTCTGCCGGCACCGCGGCGCCAGGCTGTGCACCGAGGAGTCCGGCGAGGTCAAGCGTGCCTTCCAATGCCCGTACCACGCCTGGACGTACGACCTGAACGGCAAACTCGTCGCCGCCCCCAACCTCACCAAGATGCCCGACGTCGGCCGCACCGAGTACGGCCTGGTGAGCGTGGCCACCCGCGAATGGCTCGGCTACGTCTGGGTCTGCCTGGCCGAGAACCCGCCCCCCTTCGAGGAGGAGGTGATCGGTGACGTCGTCGGCCGCCTGGGGGACGTCGAGTCGATCGAGCGCTACGACATCGACCGCCTCTCGGTCGGACGGCGGATCGTCTACGACGTCAGGGCGAACTGGAAGCTCATCATCGAGAACTTCATGGAGTGCTACCACTGCGCCACCATCCACCCCGAACTGACGGAGGTGCTGCCGGAGTTCGCCGACGGATACGCGGCACAGTTCTACGTCGGCCACGGCGCCGAGTTCGGCGAGGAGGTCCAGGGATTCACCGTGGACGGCTCCGAGGGACTGGACCGCATACCCGGTGTCTCACAGGAGCAGGACCGCCGTTACTACGCGATCACCGTCCGGCCGCAGGTCTTCATCAACCTCGTGCCCGACCACGTGATCTTCCACCGCATGTACCCGCTGGCCGTCGACCGCACCGTCGTCGAGTGCGACTGGCTCTACCTCCCGCACGTCGTCGACGGCGGCAAGGACGTCAGCCGGTCCGTGGAACTCTTCGACCGGGTCAACCGGCAGGACTTCGAGGCCTGCGAGCGCACCCAGCCCGGCATGAGTTCCCGCCTCTACGCCAAGGGAGGCGTCCTGGTGCCCAGCGAGCACCACATCGGTGCCTTCCACGACTGGGTCACCGAGCGTCTGGGCGCTCGTCCGCAGCAGGAGCGGCACATGGGCGTGTAG
- a CDS encoding bifunctional 3-phenylpropionate/cinnamic acid dioxygenase ferredoxin subunit, translating to MMIPACRLSDLPRGEAYRLDIDPPVSVFHTDDGEIFAIDDTCTHQDASLADGWLEGCEVECPLHSSKFDLRTGAVDAPPAKLPVRTHEVLVEDGTIYVRLSTDAPNLPPCIAARLAGGVT from the coding sequence ATGATGATTCCCGCGTGCCGTCTCTCGGATCTCCCGCGAGGCGAGGCCTACCGGCTCGACATCGATCCGCCGGTCTCGGTGTTCCACACCGACGACGGCGAGATCTTCGCCATCGACGACACCTGCACCCACCAGGACGCCTCGCTCGCCGACGGCTGGCTGGAGGGCTGCGAGGTGGAATGCCCGCTGCATTCCTCGAAGTTCGACCTGAGGACCGGAGCGGTCGACGCCCCGCCGGCCAAGCTCCCCGTGCGCACGCACGAGGTGCTGGTCGAGGACGGCACGATCTACGTCCGGCTGTCCACGGACGCCCCCAACCTGCCGCCGTGCATCGCGGCCCGGCTCGCCGGGGGAGTCACGTGA
- a CDS encoding IclR family transcriptional regulator, which yields MQSVDRAISVMEILAQRGEAGVSEVAAEIDVHKSTAFRLLGALEARGLVEQAGERGKYRLGFGIVRLAGAVTGRIDITQQGRPVCEGLAEEIGETVNIAVLQEHYAVNLYQVRGPGAITAQNWVGQLTPLHATSSGKILLAHLPAKDRATLLSEAGLKKVTPHTITARAKLEKNLAEAREHGYAWAREELELGLHAMAAPIRNREGDVVAALSASGPSYRLTEERLHELAPVLRKGADEISHRMGYLG from the coding sequence GTGCAGTCGGTCGACCGTGCCATCAGCGTCATGGAGATCCTGGCCCAGCGAGGCGAGGCGGGCGTCAGCGAGGTGGCGGCCGAGATCGATGTTCACAAATCCACCGCTTTCCGGCTCCTCGGCGCGCTGGAGGCGCGGGGGCTGGTGGAGCAGGCGGGCGAGCGCGGCAAGTACCGGCTGGGGTTCGGCATCGTGCGTCTGGCCGGTGCGGTGACCGGGCGCATCGACATCACCCAGCAGGGCCGCCCGGTGTGCGAAGGGCTGGCCGAGGAGATCGGCGAGACGGTCAACATCGCCGTCCTTCAGGAGCACTACGCGGTCAACCTCTACCAGGTACGCGGCCCGGGTGCCATCACGGCGCAGAACTGGGTCGGCCAGCTGACCCCGTTGCACGCCACCTCCAGCGGCAAGATCCTGCTGGCCCACCTGCCCGCGAAGGACCGCGCCACGCTGCTCTCCGAGGCCGGTCTGAAGAAGGTCACCCCGCACACCATCACCGCGCGGGCGAAGCTGGAGAAGAACCTCGCCGAGGCCCGGGAGCACGGCTACGCCTGGGCCCGGGAGGAGTTGGAGCTCGGGCTGCACGCCATGGCCGCCCCGATTCGCAACCGGGAAGGCGACGTCGTCGCGGCGCTCAGCGCATCCGGCCCCTCGTACCGGCTCACCGAGGAGCGCCTGCACGAACTCGCCCCGGTGCTGCGCAAGGGCGCGGACGAGATCAGCCACCGGATGGGCTACCTGGGCTGA